Genomic segment of Nostoc sp. TCL240-02:
TACTGCTATTTGTGCTGAATTTAAAGCTGCCCGAATTGTTGTGCTAACTACCTACGATGGTGATGAAGATATTTATCGCGGATTGCACGCAGGCGCTAAAGGATATTTGCTCAAAGATGCTAAACCCAACGAACTTCTGAGTGCCATTCGCACAATTCATCGCGGTCAGCAGTATATTCCACCCGAAGTAGGGGCAAAACTAGTGCAGAGGATGAGCAATCCAGAACTGAGTGAGCGAGAGCTAGATGTACTCCGTTTAATGGCGCAAGGAATGAGTAATTTAGAAATTAGCAGTACTTTGAGTATCGGTGAAAGCACCGTTAAATCTCACGTTAATCGAATTTTGAGTAAATTGGGAGTTAGCGATCGCACTCAAGCCGTGATTATTGCTGTTAAACGAGGGATTGTCAACTTGTAATATCAATTTTGCAATAGATATCTATACAATTAAATTTTCCCTTGTTAAAGCTCTGACTTTTCACGGTATCTGGAAAACCTCTCTCTAAATCTCTCTCCTACAAGGCTACGGTGTACACACATCTCTGTAGAAACCCAAAATCGTTGGAGATCCCCCTAAATACCCCGATAAATTGGGGGACTTTAAGAGACTTTTGCCCCCTTTTTTAAGGGGGGTTGGGGGGATCAAAAGCCTATGAGGCCACTCTCAAAGACTTGTGTGTACACCGTAGCTCCTACAAGGAGAGAGACTTTGAATTTTCCCCCTTCCCGACGCGGGAAGGGGGTTAGGTCTTTCATAAGGTTTTTTACATAACGTGAAAAGTCAGGTTAAGGCTACCATGTACACACAAATCTTTTAAAGTTACTA
This window contains:
- a CDS encoding response regulator transcription factor, encoding MSQSTNIRVLIVDDHSIVRQGLTTIINRDPEMTVIAQAEDGQKAIALFRQYQPDVTLMDLRMPQMAGVEAITAICAEFKAARIVVLTTYDGDEDIYRGLHAGAKGYLLKDAKPNELLSAIRTIHRGQQYIPPEVGAKLVQRMSNPELSERELDVLRLMAQGMSNLEISSTLSIGESTVKSHVNRILSKLGVSDRTQAVIIAVKRGIVNL